Proteins encoded within one genomic window of Bacteroidales bacterium:
- the gldN gene encoding gliding motility protein GldN, which yields MKKILFSLIGLFIFAAFTSGIEAQGVDGVYTKHITSKRKPLPFQFIREADVMWSKVLIRRVNLTEKRNLSLYFPTEEMEDRKSLIQLMMWGIKNKSLTPFATEEFISQYTLNEIDQRFGAGIDTTYDIDPETGETLPIITKKPADISEVKELLIKERWIFDKQRSVMECRIIGLCPIRIFYRDDDLDQEDMRQKKLFWVFFPEARNIFASQPIYNAENQSQEISFDDYFVKRMFDGYIFSQSNVFNNRRIEAYKTGLDVLLESEKIKDDIFSYEHELWEF from the coding sequence ATGAAAAAAATATTGTTTTCACTGATAGGACTGTTTATATTTGCAGCATTTACATCTGGTATTGAAGCACAAGGTGTAGACGGAGTCTATACCAAACATATAACTTCGAAAAGAAAACCATTACCTTTTCAATTTATCAGAGAAGCTGATGTAATGTGGTCTAAAGTTTTAATAAGGAGAGTTAATCTTACTGAGAAAAGAAATTTATCTTTATACTTTCCAACTGAAGAAATGGAAGACAGAAAAAGTCTTATTCAATTAATGATGTGGGGTATTAAAAATAAAAGTTTAACTCCTTTTGCAACGGAAGAATTTATTTCTCAATATACCTTGAATGAGATTGATCAGAGATTCGGAGCAGGTATTGATACTACATACGATATTGATCCTGAAACCGGAGAAACATTACCTATTATTACTAAAAAACCGGCTGATATCAGTGAAGTAAAGGAATTGTTAATCAAAGAAAGATGGATATTTGACAAGCAACGTTCTGTCATGGAATGTAGAATTATAGGTTTATGTCCTATAAGAATTTTCTACAGAGATGATGATCTTGATCAAGAAGATATGAGACAGAAGAAGTTATTTTGGGTTTTCTTCCCGGAAGCGAGGAATATCTTTGCAAGCCAACCAATTTATAATGCAGAAAATCAATCGCAAGAAATATCATTTGATGATTATTTTGTGAAAAGAATGTTTGACGGATATATTTTTAGTCAGTCAAATGTGTTTAACAATCGAAGAATTGAGGCATATAAAACCGGATTGGATGTTTTACTTGAATCTGAAAAGATTAAAGATGATATATTCTCATATGAACATGAACTTTGGGAGTTCTAA
- a CDS encoding type IX secretion system membrane protein PorP/SprF — protein sequence MKKIYLIILVSVFSMEIFSQQDPQFAHNKDNLLFSNPAFAGMTDGICASAISRQQWVGFEGAPVTTLAGVHSKIKLFGVNGGIGLSMMDDRFEFEKNFQAKLAYSYHRRIGLGTVGFGIEAGMINKDLEGSWEPPETNDDPFITDQAVQKIIFDLGAGIYYKVGERFYASFSVSHIPQLPVKYPNVESASFLRRHYFGTAGYSFRLLNSPIELQPSVFVKFDGTKLQYSGNISALYNKKIRLGVSYRNREAIIPMITLNLLGGLKVGYAYELALTRLITVSKGSHEIFVGYCFDFFGPNNDYKYKSILYL from the coding sequence ATGAAGAAAATATATCTAATTATATTAGTATCGGTTTTTTCGATGGAAATATTTTCACAGCAAGATCCTCAGTTTGCCCATAATAAGGATAATTTATTGTTTTCAAACCCGGCTTTTGCCGGAATGACTGACGGGATTTGCGCCTCGGCAATCAGCAGACAACAATGGGTTGGTTTTGAAGGGGCACCGGTTACAACTTTAGCCGGAGTACATTCTAAAATAAAATTGTTTGGGGTTAACGGAGGAATAGGTCTTTCTATGATGGATGACAGATTTGAGTTTGAAAAAAACTTTCAAGCAAAATTAGCATATTCTTATCATAGAAGAATCGGATTAGGGACTGTGGGTTTTGGTATAGAAGCAGGGATGATAAATAAAGATTTGGAAGGAAGTTGGGAACCTCCTGAAACGAATGACGATCCGTTCATCACTGATCAAGCAGTTCAAAAAATTATTTTTGATCTTGGTGCCGGGATATATTATAAAGTTGGTGAAAGATTTTACGCAAGTTTTTCTGTTTCTCATATTCCTCAACTACCTGTAAAATATCCAAATGTTGAATCGGCATCATTTTTGAGACGTCATTATTTTGGAACAGCAGGTTACAGTTTCAGGTTATTAAACAGCCCAATTGAGTTGCAACCGTCTGTTTTTGTGAAATTTGACGGAACTAAATTACAATACAGCGGGAATATCTCTGCTTTATACAATAAAAAAATTCGCTTAGGCGTTTCATATAGAAATCGTGAGGCAATTATTCCCATGATTACTTTAAATCTTCTCGGCGGACTTAAAGTTGGATATGCATATGAATTGGCATTAACAAGGTTAATAACAGTAAGTAAAGGCTCACATGAGATTTTTGTCGGATACTGTTTTGACTTTTTTGGACCAAACAATGATTATAAATACAAAAGCATTCTTTATTTATAG
- the gldM gene encoding gliding motility protein GldM has product MSHGNLSPRQKMINMMYLVLTALLAMNVSAEILNAFVLVNDSLIKTEKGISSKNDVVYADFDGKFKANEKKVGPWRDKAVDVGNYSKELTAYITTLQKIILEASGEDYELFLKNGTGVIEDKKDRESPLHAMLEDKSEGKIRALILKNKIDKYRADIEKVLKGVDGGETVVNSMNINLSTTDMEGQDGGIKSWEMANFDQLPLVAVITMLTKLKTDVLNTESEAISNLYSQVDAKSYKFTDLNAIVTTDKGYILSGERYIAKIFVAASDTTQKPVIKLDNGSIIDSFDNTGKGIYSVTAGGYGIHKLSGKIIVQKPGSAELDSFPFSTEYQVAAPSVSVSPTKMNVFYIGVDNPVEITAAGTPADKVSASIRNGSIRKIGGSNYIVRVRSAGKTRVNVSANGRSLGSKEFRVKTLPSPVTTIGAPGSSYYKGGNCPQSTLLALSGINATMENFDFNLKFTVTKFTVTCNIGGFDESANSNSRRFTTQQKSIIRQAKRNSRVIIEGVKAKGPDGTVRKIGDLVLKLR; this is encoded by the coding sequence ATGAGTCATGGTAATTTATCACCAAGGCAGAAGATGATTAACATGATGTATCTTGTTTTAACGGCATTGCTTGCAATGAACGTTTCAGCTGAGATATTGAATGCATTTGTCTTGGTTAACGATAGTTTAATAAAAACTGAAAAAGGGATTTCGTCTAAAAACGATGTTGTTTATGCTGATTTTGACGGCAAATTTAAAGCAAATGAGAAAAAGGTTGGTCCTTGGAGAGATAAAGCTGTTGATGTCGGTAATTATTCAAAAGAATTAACTGCCTATATTACTACTCTTCAAAAAATAATATTGGAAGCTTCGGGAGAAGATTATGAGTTGTTTTTGAAAAACGGTACCGGTGTTATTGAGGATAAAAAAGACAGAGAATCTCCTTTGCATGCAATGCTGGAGGATAAATCCGAAGGAAAAATACGTGCTCTTATACTTAAAAATAAGATTGATAAATACAGGGCAGATATTGAGAAAGTTTTAAAAGGAGTTGACGGTGGTGAAACTGTTGTTAACAGCATGAACATTAACTTGAGTACTACCGATATGGAAGGTCAAGACGGAGGTATAAAATCTTGGGAGATGGCAAATTTTGATCAATTACCCTTGGTTGCTGTTATCACAATGTTAACTAAGCTAAAAACCGATGTGTTAAATACAGAGTCTGAAGCTATAAGTAACTTGTATTCTCAGGTAGATGCAAAATCATATAAATTTACTGATTTGAATGCAATTGTTACTACTGATAAGGGTTATATATTATCAGGAGAAAGATATATTGCTAAGATTTTTGTAGCTGCATCAGATACTACACAAAAACCGGTAATAAAACTTGATAACGGTTCTATTATTGATTCTTTTGACAATACAGGAAAGGGAATATATTCAGTAACTGCCGGAGGATACGGAATTCATAAATTAAGCGGAAAGATTATTGTACAGAAACCCGGTTCTGCAGAATTGGATTCTTTTCCGTTTTCTACTGAATATCAAGTAGCTGCTCCGAGTGTTAGTGTGTCTCCTACAAAAATGAACGTATTTTATATTGGTGTAGATAATCCGGTTGAGATCACAGCTGCAGGTACTCCTGCTGATAAAGTAAGTGCATCAATCAGAAACGGTTCTATTAGAAAAATTGGTGGGTCAAATTATATTGTGAGAGTAAGAAGTGCAGGAAAAACACGAGTAAATGTTTCTGCTAACGGCAGAAGTCTTGGCTCTAAAGAATTCAGAGTAAAGACTTTACCGAGTCCTGTAACAACTATAGGAGCACCTGGATCATCATACTATAAAGGCGGTAATTGTCCGCAATCTACATTATTGGCATTGAGCGGTATAAATGCAACTATGGAAAATTTTGATTTTAATCTTAAATTTACAGTTACAAAATTTACTGTAACTTGTAATATCGGCGGTTTTGATGAAAGTGCAAATTCAAACAGCAGGAGATTTACAACTCAGCAAAAATCAATTATAAGGCAAGCAAAACGTAATTCTCGTGTTATAATTGAGGGTGTTAAAGCAAAAGGACCTGACGGAACTGTCAGAAAGATCGGCGATCTTGTTCTTAAACTGAGATAA
- a CDS encoding RNA polymerase sigma-70 factor, which produces MKKTSNISTLNKSDFEEVFKTYFKPLTAFAFKFVKDTDDAKSIVHDVFMKLWEKRDNIDMSKS; this is translated from the coding sequence TTGAAAAAAACAAGTAACATATCAACTTTAAACAAATCGGATTTTGAAGAAGTTTTTAAAACCTACTTTAAACCCTTAACAGCATTTGCTTTTAAGTTTGTTAAAGATACGGATGATGCCAAAAGCATTGTCCACGATGTGTTTATGAAACTTTGGGAAAAGCGTGATAATATTGATATGTCAAAATCAG
- a CDS encoding type II toxin-antitoxin system YafQ family toxin: MPVYKIETTGKFRKDAVLAAKRNFDIDELEKLLKYYQNPALQVQRFNNNIVEFL, encoded by the coding sequence ATGCCGGTATATAAAATTGAAACAACCGGAAAATTCAGAAAAGATGCTGTTCTTGCAGCAAAAAGAAATTTTGATATTGATGAACTTGAAAAATTATTGAAATATTATCAAAACCCGGCATTACAAGTTCAGCGATTTAATAATAATATCGTTGAGTTTTTGTAA
- the gldL gene encoding gliding motility protein GldL, with protein sequence MANITESHRFKVFMKYLYGWGASIVLLGALFKLTHWPGANLMLTVGLIVEAIIFFFSAFEPLHEELDWTLVYPQLAGLDGVIDVPAEKETLPASTDALGRFNEMIEKAGDTNLFEKFGDGIDKLSNQVSQMTDVSDAALVTNEYAEKMKGASGAVTNLIESYNKSVESVNNSTETLSGSFSNASEKINYSADGLSDSFSSTSEKVSTGGNEFAEAYKRLTGTMDLDFSALQEGNSEYNGHISKLNKNLSALNAIFELQLNETDLDQMMADLQGSVEHSKIYNNEITKLGQKLEALNTVYGNMLSAMNVNLD encoded by the coding sequence ATGGCTAATATCACAGAAAGTCACAGGTTTAAAGTTTTCATGAAGTACTTATACGGATGGGGTGCTTCAATTGTTTTACTCGGTGCTTTATTTAAGTTAACTCACTGGCCCGGTGCTAATTTGATGTTAACTGTAGGTCTTATTGTAGAAGCAATTATTTTCTTCTTTTCTGCATTTGAACCTCTTCATGAGGAACTTGATTGGACTTTAGTTTACCCACAATTGGCAGGATTAGACGGTGTAATTGATGTACCTGCCGAAAAAGAAACATTACCGGCTTCGACAGATGCTCTTGGTAGATTTAATGAGATGATTGAGAAAGCAGGAGATACTAATTTATTTGAAAAATTTGGTGACGGTATTGATAAATTGAGCAATCAGGTTTCTCAAATGACAGATGTTTCCGATGCTGCATTAGTTACAAATGAATATGCTGAAAAAATGAAAGGTGCCAGCGGTGCTGTTACAAACCTTATTGAATCGTACAATAAATCAGTTGAAAGCGTAAATAATTCTACTGAAACTCTTTCCGGTTCTTTCAGCAATGCATCTGAAAAAATAAATTATTCAGCTGATGGCCTTTCTGATTCTTTCAGCAGTACATCTGAAAAAGTCTCAACAGGAGGAAACGAATTTGCAGAAGCATACAAACGTTTAACAGGTACTATGGACCTTGATTTTTCAGCACTTCAAGAAGGTAATTCTGAATACAACGGCCATATTAGCAAATTAAATAAAAATCTTTCTGCTCTTAATGCGATATTTGAATTACAATTGAACGAAACTGATCTTGACCAAATGATGGCTGATCTTCAAGGTTCGGTTGAACATTCTAAAATATATAACAATGAAATTACTAAGTTAGGACAGAAACTGGAAGCTCTTAATACTGTGTACGGAAATATGCTGAGTGCAATGAATGTTAATTTGGATTAA
- the topA gene encoding type I DNA topoisomerase — translation MSKNLVIVESPAKAKTIEKFLGKDYIVKSSFGHIRDLAKKNYGIDIDNNYKPDYIILNEKKKIINELKKDVKKAEFVLLASDEDREGEAIAWHLYEVLKLKNKKTKRIVFNEITKEAIKQAVENPGDINLNLVNAQQARRILDRLVGFELSSVLWRKVKSKLSAGRVQSVAVRLLVEREREIINFKPESSFKIIANFLYEDNEGKIIKFSAELAKKIKEEDEVLNFLKSLKDPIFTVEKVEKKPGKRSPAAPFTTSSLQQEASRRLGFPVGKTMSVAQKLYESGHITYMRTDSVNLSKLALNTVKEFIVSEFGDKYYKRRNYKTKSKSAQEAHEAIRPTYIKNEKIQASYDEVRLYDLIRKRTLASQMSDAEFEKTNVDISISNNDYKFTASGEVIIFQGFLKVYSESIQNNKEILPPLKKGQILKSEKIDAVQQFSKYPPRYSEAALVKQLEDKGIGRPSTYAPTISTIQNRGYVIKENRPGVKKDLIHYIYKGDIKKKIESKQYGAEKGKLFPTDIGMVVTDFLTDNFDNIIDYSFTANVEQEFDDIAEGQVIWYEMIDKFYKSFHKKVEDTIKHAERNTGERILGKDPKSGKQVSARIGKYGPIVQLGDTDDEDKPKFASLGKEHHIETIKLEEALELLENSGSGRLLGKDPDTGKNIYARFARYGAVVQLGESDDKEKPKYASLLKGMTIDTITIEQAKELFKLPRDVGTYENKKVVAAVGRFGPYIRHDSKFVSLKKDDDPLRVTIERSIELIKEKREKDKKKLIKDFGKEHDVKIIKDRWGKPCIHYKKKYFRLAANVEAEKLSLDDCLKIIAKELPDKKQSKKKNNKKKK, via the coding sequence ATGAGTAAAAATCTTGTTATTGTTGAGTCACCGGCTAAAGCTAAAACCATTGAGAAATTCTTAGGGAAAGATTATATCGTAAAATCAAGTTTTGGTCATATACGTGATCTTGCAAAAAAAAATTATGGAATTGATATTGATAATAATTACAAGCCTGATTATATAATATTAAATGAAAAAAAGAAAATCATCAATGAATTAAAAAAAGATGTAAAGAAAGCGGAATTCGTATTATTGGCATCGGATGAAGATCGTGAAGGAGAAGCAATAGCATGGCATTTATATGAAGTACTAAAACTGAAGAATAAAAAAACAAAACGTATTGTTTTTAACGAGATAACAAAAGAAGCTATAAAACAAGCAGTGGAAAATCCCGGAGATATTAATTTAAATTTGGTTAATGCTCAACAAGCAAGAAGGATACTCGACAGGCTGGTTGGTTTTGAATTATCTTCAGTATTATGGAGAAAAGTTAAATCAAAATTATCAGCAGGCAGGGTTCAATCTGTTGCTGTTCGCTTATTAGTAGAAAGGGAAAGAGAAATCATCAATTTTAAGCCTGAATCTTCATTTAAAATAATTGCAAATTTTTTATATGAGGATAATGAAGGAAAAATTATAAAGTTTAGTGCTGAGTTAGCAAAAAAAATAAAAGAAGAAGACGAAGTTCTTAATTTTTTAAAAAGTTTAAAAGATCCGATTTTTACGGTTGAAAAAGTTGAAAAAAAGCCCGGAAAACGCTCTCCCGCAGCACCGTTTACAACGTCATCCCTTCAACAAGAAGCAAGCAGAAGATTAGGCTTTCCGGTTGGTAAAACGATGAGTGTAGCCCAAAAATTATATGAATCGGGACATATTACATATATGAGAACTGATTCTGTTAATTTATCTAAATTAGCATTAAATACTGTTAAGGAATTTATTGTTAGTGAATTTGGAGATAAATATTATAAAAGGAGGAACTACAAAACTAAATCTAAAAGCGCCCAAGAAGCTCATGAAGCAATAAGACCGACATATATTAAAAATGAAAAGATTCAAGCCTCGTATGATGAAGTGAGGCTTTATGATTTGATAAGAAAAAGAACTTTAGCTTCCCAAATGAGTGATGCCGAATTTGAAAAAACAAATGTAGATATTAGTATCAGCAATAACGATTATAAATTCACAGCTTCTGGTGAGGTTATTATATTTCAGGGGTTTTTGAAAGTGTATTCTGAAAGTATTCAGAATAATAAAGAAATTTTACCTCCTTTAAAAAAGGGACAAATACTTAAATCAGAAAAAATTGATGCAGTACAGCAATTCAGTAAATATCCTCCCAGATACTCTGAAGCAGCTTTAGTAAAACAACTTGAAGACAAAGGCATAGGGAGACCGTCTACTTATGCTCCGACTATATCAACTATCCAAAACAGAGGATATGTTATAAAGGAGAACAGACCCGGTGTAAAAAAAGATTTAATTCACTATATATATAAAGGTGATATTAAAAAGAAAATTGAAAGCAAACAATACGGTGCTGAAAAAGGAAAACTGTTTCCGACAGATATCGGAATGGTTGTAACCGATTTTTTGACTGATAACTTTGATAATATTATTGATTACAGTTTTACTGCTAATGTTGAACAGGAGTTCGACGATATAGCTGAAGGACAAGTCATTTGGTATGAAATGATTGATAAATTTTATAAAAGTTTTCATAAAAAAGTTGAAGATACTATAAAACATGCTGAAAGAAATACCGGTGAAAGAATTCTCGGAAAAGATCCCAAAAGCGGGAAACAAGTGTCTGCCAGAATAGGAAAGTACGGACCGATTGTTCAATTAGGCGATACAGATGATGAGGATAAACCAAAATTTGCGAGTTTGGGGAAAGAACATCATATTGAGACCATTAAATTGGAAGAAGCTCTTGAACTATTGGAAAATTCCGGTAGCGGCAGATTGTTGGGAAAAGACCCTGATACCGGAAAAAATATCTATGCCAGATTTGCCAGATACGGAGCTGTTGTACAATTAGGTGAAAGTGATGATAAAGAAAAACCTAAATATGCAAGTTTACTCAAAGGTATGACTATAGATACAATTACTATTGAACAAGCAAAAGAATTATTTAAATTACCGAGAGATGTAGGAACTTATGAAAATAAAAAAGTAGTTGCTGCAGTCGGCAGATTCGGTCCTTATATAAGGCATGATTCAAAATTTGTTTCACTGAAGAAAGATGACGACCCGCTTAGAGTTACAATTGAGAGATCAATTGAATTAATTAAAGAGAAAAGAGAAAAAGATAAGAAAAAGTTAATTAAAGATTTCGGAAAAGAACATGATGTTAAAATTATTAAAGACAGATGGGGAAAACCTTGTATTCATTATAAAAAGAAATATTTCAGGTTGGCGGCAAATGTTGAAGCAGAAAAGTTATCATTAGACGATTGCCTTAAAATCATTGCAAAAGAATTACCTGATAAAAAACAAAGTAAGAAGAAAAATAATAAGAAAAAAAAGTAA
- a CDS encoding formimidoylglutamase, which produces MNINLKDFFIPFKPESIDISKYSKKEDLFINNITVFSEKNPIKSFENFDIALIGVQDERNSDNKGTYKAPDLIRKELYKLYIPSTVNIIDIGNLKNGKTVKDTYIALTDLVYELLKEELAVIILGGSKDLIIPVCKVYEKGKKAFSLCSVEPKFDLGELNDIVSSDTYLSEVIKNNNKLFNYSNIGFQSYYNSLKDINYINEKFEAVRLGIARSKLSQNEPYIRDADFFSIDIKSVKSSDAPGVNSPSVNGFYGEEICQLSKYAGFSDKVSVFGLFEVNPDYDNDNKTVELSAQVVWHFIQSFYNRKNEYPDSIIKKFRKYIVNIDGISDNVCFYKSTKTERWWVEVNYNVKNDERSKIISCSYEDYLKATRNEIPERWWNFFNKMN; this is translated from the coding sequence ATGAATATTAATCTAAAAGATTTTTTTATTCCGTTTAAGCCGGAATCAATTGATATTTCAAAATATTCTAAAAAAGAAGATTTATTTATTAATAATATTACTGTATTTTCTGAAAAAAACCCGATAAAATCTTTTGAAAACTTTGATATTGCTTTAATAGGAGTTCAAGACGAAAGAAATTCAGATAATAAGGGCACTTATAAAGCTCCTGATCTTATCAGAAAGGAACTTTATAAATTATATATACCTTCTACAGTAAATATTATTGATATTGGGAATCTTAAAAACGGAAAAACAGTAAAAGATACATATATTGCTTTAACTGATTTAGTATATGAATTATTGAAAGAAGAGCTTGCCGTAATAATTCTTGGAGGCAGTAAGGATTTGATCATACCGGTTTGTAAAGTATATGAAAAAGGTAAAAAAGCTTTTTCATTATGTTCTGTAGAACCTAAATTTGATTTAGGAGAATTAAATGATATAGTTAGTTCAGATACGTATTTATCTGAAGTTATAAAAAATAACAATAAATTATTTAATTATTCTAATATTGGATTTCAATCGTATTACAATTCTTTAAAAGATATTAATTATATCAATGAAAAGTTTGAAGCTGTCAGGCTTGGAATTGCAAGGTCAAAGCTTTCTCAAAATGAACCATACATCAGAGATGCTGATTTTTTTTCAATTGATATAAAATCAGTAAAAAGTTCAGATGCTCCCGGTGTAAACTCTCCCTCTGTTAACGGTTTTTACGGTGAAGAAATATGCCAATTGTCAAAATATGCCGGATTTAGTGATAAAGTTTCTGTTTTTGGATTATTTGAAGTTAACCCCGATTACGATAATGATAATAAAACTGTTGAACTTTCGGCTCAAGTTGTTTGGCATTTCATTCAGTCTTTTTATAACAGGAAAAATGAATATCCTGATTCGATTATTAAAAAGTTTCGTAAATACATAGTAAACATTGATGGTATCAGCGATAATGTATGCTTTTATAAAAGTACTAAAACTGAGAGATGGTGGGTAGAAGTAAATTATAATGTTAAAAATGATGAAAGGTCAAAGATAATATCGTGTTCATATGAAGATTATTTAAAAGCAACAAGAAATGAAATACCGGAGCGTTGGTGGAATTTTTTTAATAAAATGAATTAA
- a CDS encoding SUMF1/EgtB/PvdO family nonheme iron enzyme: MKKLIVLSFVLTALIISSCGKKGAQGELIGVGDGDNFYEPTPYGMVFIPMGSYNMGLNDQDITFAHTSMSKTVSIDPFWMDETEITNSEYKQFVYWVRDSIAKRLLIEADFEEYKKEIDEEKMLAINPEYDHDDWETCLINWEIDIEWNRADEDFQEALGDIYLPMHERFYRQKEVDTRKLIYSYEWVDLKQAAKKSNIYHFDEDFTGGEYKGTVVDSKGQTLPVKDRSAFIMHSKINVYPDTLVWMRDYTYSYNEPFARRYFWHSAYNTYPVVGVTWKQANAFCVWRTDLMRNYQQSQGEPVYQDYRLPSEAEWEYAARGGLDLSMYPWGGLYTRNVTGCFIANFKPLRGRYGDDGANRTLEVRKYSPNEFHLYDMAGNVAEWTSNAYDESAYSYTHDLNPDYRYNAKAEDPPALKRKVIRGGSWKDIAYFMQVGARTYDYQDSAKSYIGFRCVRSYMGNDDYAWDASNF; the protein is encoded by the coding sequence ATGAAAAAGTTAATTGTATTATCTTTTGTTTTAACAGCATTAATTATAAGTAGTTGCGGTAAAAAGGGCGCCCAAGGCGAGCTTATCGGTGTCGGTGACGGCGATAATTTTTATGAACCAACTCCTTACGGAATGGTTTTTATCCCAATGGGTAGTTATAACATGGGTTTAAACGACCAAGATATTACTTTTGCTCATACATCTATGTCAAAAACAGTATCAATTGATCCGTTTTGGATGGATGAAACTGAAATTACAAACAGTGAGTATAAACAATTCGTTTATTGGGTAAGAGACTCAATCGCCAAACGATTATTAATAGAAGCTGATTTCGAGGAGTATAAAAAAGAAATTGATGAAGAAAAGATGTTAGCAATAAATCCAGAATATGATCATGATGATTGGGAAACTTGTCTGATTAACTGGGAAATAGATATTGAATGGAACAGAGCGGATGAGGATTTTCAAGAAGCATTAGGTGATATCTATTTACCTATGCACGAACGCTTCTACAGACAAAAAGAAGTTGATACCAGAAAATTAATTTACAGTTATGAATGGGTGGATTTAAAACAAGCTGCAAAAAAAAGCAACATATATCATTTCGATGAGGATTTCACGGGAGGAGAATATAAAGGTACAGTTGTTGACAGCAAAGGTCAAACATTACCTGTAAAAGACAGATCCGCATTTATAATGCATTCTAAAATTAATGTATATCCTGATACATTAGTTTGGATGAGAGATTATACATATTCTTATAATGAACCGTTTGCAAGACGTTATTTTTGGCATAGTGCATACAATACATATCCGGTTGTCGGTGTAACATGGAAACAAGCAAATGCTTTTTGTGTTTGGAGAACAGATCTTATGAGAAATTACCAGCAATCTCAGGGCGAACCCGTATACCAAGATTATAGATTACCTTCAGAGGCAGAATGGGAATATGCTGCAAGAGGAGGTTTAGATCTTTCTATGTATCCTTGGGGCGGTTTATATACCAGAAATGTAACAGGATGCTTTATTGCAAATTTCAAACCTTTAAGAGGAAGATACGGAGACGATGGTGCCAACAGAACTCTTGAAGTAAGGAAATATTCACCTAATGAATTCCATTTATATGATATGGCAGGAAACGTTGCCGAATGGACAAGTAATGCATATGATGAATCAGCATACAGTTATACCCATGATTTAAATCCTGATTATCGATATAATGCTAAAGCTGAAGATCCTCCGGCATTAAAAAGAAAAGTAATAAGAGGCGGATCTTGGAAAGATATAGCATATTTTATGCAAGTAGGAGCAAGAACATATGATTATCAAGATTCCGCAAAATCATATATAGGTTTCAGATGTGTAAGATCCTATATGGGTAATGATGATTACGCATGGGATGCGAGTAATTTCTAA